Genomic window (Verrucomicrobiia bacterium):
AACGCGGGCAGCGCCACTTCCACCGCTGCGGCTAACCGCTCCATATTGTCAATCGAGACATTTCGTTCCGCTCGCTCGACCGAACCGACATAAGTGCGATGCAAATCTGCCAGTTCTGCTAAATCCTCCTGAGACAGTCCCTTCGTCAGTCTTGCCTTACGTAGGTTTTCAGCGAAAATGTGGCGGGCTGATAGTTTGGTTTTCAACGGCGGCAGATTATCGCGGTTGACGACTTTACGGCTACAGCCTTAAAGTAGCGCATGATATTGGACCAACATACGCCTGCCTACCTCACCAACCGAGGTGCGGCGTATTGCGGCGACTCGCTTGATCTGCTCACGGCACTACCGGATTCCAGCGTCAACCTTGTCCTCACCAGCCCGCCGTTCGCCCTCCAGCGTGAGAAAGAATATGGGAACAAAGCGCAGCGAGAATACGTCGCTTGGCTCGCGAATTTCGCTCGACTCGTTCATCGCAAGCTCAAGGACGACGGTAGTTTTGTGCTCGACCTCGGCGGCGCTTATGAATCCGGTTGGCCCACCCGCAGCCTGTACAATTTCCGCGTTCCGATTTATTTTTGTGACGAACTTGATTTCCACCTCGCGGAGGATTTTTATTGGTTCAATCCGTCGAAACTCCCTAGTCCCATCGAATGGGTCAACAAACGCAAACTCCGCGCGAAAGACGCTGTCAACACCGTCTGGTGGTTCGGCAAAACCCGCTCGCCTAAAGCCAATGTGTCCAAAGTGCTCACCGAATACAGCGACCGGATGAAGAAACTACTCGAAGACCCGGAAGGCTTCTACACGCCCAAGAAACGTCCGTCCGGCCACGACATCGGCAAAGCCTTCGGTAAGAACAATGGTGGCGCAATTCCACCCAATCTTCTGCAAATCCCGAACTCCGAGTCCAATAGCAGCTACCTGCGCGGCTGCAAGACGGTTGGCGTGAAAGGTCACCCCGCCCGTTTCCCGGCGAAGCTGCCGGAGTTCTTCATCCGTTTTCTCACCGAACCGGGGGATCTCGTGGTGGACATCTTCGCCGGATCGAACACGACCGGCTGGGTGGCTGAGTGCGAAGGCCGCCAATGGCTCGCCTTCGACGAACGCCTAGATTACCTCGCCTCGTCCTCGTTCCGTTTTTTTTCGGACGCGGCCACGAACGCTGAACTCAAGACTGCATACGACGCGATTCTCCTTGGTAAAATCGCCGATCTGCGGCGCGACGTTTTTCAAGTCGTGCAACTCACGCCGCGCAACGGCAATGTCCACAAACCCGCAACGCCGACGCAAGGAGTGTTGGTACTGGCGGAGGCAGCCGTTGGTTCAACTCAACGAGCAAATTATTCAGCCGAGCATGCTTCATCTGTTCGAGGGAAAGGATCAGGCAATGCCCGCAGTTAAGGTCAAATCTGTTGATTCGTTAGGAGTATAGAAGCACGGACGACGAACTTAGCCACGTTGAACGGCATAAAATACTGTCACGGCGATTTAAGGATTTTTTATCCAAGCCTCGAAAGTAAAATCAAGATCTGCATTTAAAAGGTGAGCGGTAAACCGTCCGCCTTTCGCATGCTTCAGATTGAATTCGCTCAGTAGCGGTAGTGCTCAGGCTCGTGTCGCCCTTTCCCCGGCACGCCGAGGTAATCATCTCGTTTCCGCGAAGATTCGGTCAATTTCACGCCGATGCGCTCAACGCATAGGTGTCCCCGTCCGTAATTTGTTTATTAGCTGGACGGTAAAGCGCCGGTTTTGTTGACGCTGCGGTTGATCAGGGCTGGCGTCAGTCGAGGCCAACACACGACGTCGTTGTGGCTGTTAGCGTTGCTCAAACCGCGCGAGCAGTTTTTGATGGATGTCATCGAAGCCGCCGTTGCTGAAAACGCAAACGACATCGCCCGGTTGCACCTGGGTTGCCGCGTGCGCCACGATGGCCTCGGCGTTGGCAAGATAAGCGGCGTTTTTACCACCGGCCCGGAGATCGTTCATCAACTGTTCGGGGTTCAATCGCTCCTCGGGTTGGAGCAATTCCAAACGCGCAATTTGCGCGATGATGACGCCGTCCGCGTCGGCGAACGAAGCTGCGAGTTCGTGTTGAAACACATTGCGACGCGTCGTGTTGCTGCGCGGCTCGAAGATGGCCCAGATTTTTTCCTTCGCGTACTTCACCCGCAGCGCGCGGAGCGTTTCGCGAATCGCCGTCGGATGATGACCGAAATCGTCAATCACCGTCACCCCCCCGGCGATGCCGCGCACTTCCAGCCGGCGGCGGATGCCTTTGAACGTGTCGAACGCGCTCTGGATTTCTTTATTGGTCAGGCCGCAATGTTTGGCGGCGGCGACCACCGCCAACGCGTTGCGCACGTTGAGTTCGCCGATCAGGTTGATGTGAAATTTGGCGCTCGGGATTTCAAACTCGCTCGCCGTCGGCCCCAGCCGGATGTTGGTGGCGCGTACCGCATTGTTTTCGCCGAGACCGAATCGCTTCACCGGGCAGAAGCTCACATTGAGCAGCGGCGCGAGATTCGGATCGTCACCGTTCCCGAGTAAAAGGCCATTGCGCGGGACGAGCCGGATGAAATGCGAAAATGTTTTCTGCACCGCCGCGAGACTTTCGAAAATATCCGCGTGATCAAACTCGAGGTTGTTCACGATGGCGACTTCGGGCAGGTAATGGATGAACTTGCTGCGCTTGTCGAAGAACGCGGTGTCGTATTCGTCGCCTTCGATGATGAACCATTCGCTGTCTGTGAACCGCGCCCCCTGGCCGAGATTGGTCGGAATCCCGCCGATGAGGAAACTCGGGTTGCGGCCATTGTGCTCGAACACCCACGCGAGCAACGAGGTCGTGGTGGTTTTGCCGTGCGTGCCGCTGACGACCAGGCAGCGCTTGCCGCGAATGAAAAACTCGCGCAACAAATCCGGCAGCGAACAAAAGCGCAGTTTGTGATCGAGTGCATATTCCGCCTCGGGATTGCCACGCGAAATGGCGTTGCCGATGACGACGAGATCGGGTTGGTGCGCGAGATTGCGCTCCGCATAACCGTTCACCACCTCGATCTGACGCTCGGCCAGGAACGTGGACATGGGCGGATAAACGTTCTGATCCGAGCCGGTGACCTGATAGCCCTTTTCCTGCAACGCGGCGGCGGTGGCGGCCATCGCCGTGCCCCCGATGCCCACGAAATGAACTGATTGAATTTCCGCAAACATAATTGAAATTGAAACGCTCAGGCCCGGGTCAGCGCGTTCTCACTGACGAACAGATTGCGCGACCGAAACGCGGCCGGACTTTCCAGCAGCAACACCGCTCGCAGGGAATCGAGAGAAGAAGCAAACCAGGGCCGACGCAGAAAGCGTTGCTCCGCCCGAACCCAGGCTGGCTCTGGAAGATTGAATTTCCACGCCAGCCATTCCGCCGTGGCGGCTAGATAAGCGTCTTCGATTGCGCCAAGTTGCGGAATTTTTTCCGCCAGTGGTGCCGGCGCGGTGGCAATCGCTTCCGGCTGCGGATGGGCATAAAAGCCGTCCAGAAAATTACGCAGAGAGAAATCGAAAGATTCCCCGTGCGCGGTGAGTCGCGCCACTTCAGCCAGCGTTTGCGGAATCATACCTTGCCCTCCGCGAACAATCCTTCCACGAGATATTGTGCCTTCACGGGAATCTGGTTTTTGGGATAATACGCCGCGACGATGTCCATGACTGCCGCCGCCGTTGCCAGCTTGAGGTGGCGAATCAAAAAGAGAATGTCCGTTACGTCGTCCGCTTCGCCCGCCATCGAGCCGATGCGCGAGGCCATGCACTTCATCGCCAGCAGATATTCCGGCGTGGGCATGGTCAAACGCAGGTGGGGAAATTGCGGCAGACTGCCGGTGATGGTTTCATGCCGGGCCGAGACAGAACCTTTGGCCGCGTCATTCAACCACGTTTCGGGCAGATTATTGCTGGCGGCGATCTGCCGGGCGGCGGCGCGAATCATCTGAGTTGGCTGAAAAATCGCGTCCACATCTTTGGTGGAAGGTCGGGCCGCAAATGCCAGCACCATGACCGTGCCGCCGAACAAGCACAATTCACCCGTGACCTGACGCTGCGCCAACTCATCCGAGAGCGCTTGCAGCGCCTTCAGAATCGTCTCGCGGGTCAACGTGTTCAACGAACCAGCCATGTCGGGCAAGACGATAGGCAAATTTCGCAGTCAGGAAAGCCGGAAGTATTCACAATCCTCAGTTGCGAAACGGCCCATTACTCCGCGTGCGCCGTTCCGGAAGGTTCTCCACGTTCGCGGCGGGCCGGGGACCGCCCGCCCTACCTTTGTAGTCGTAAAGTAAATCGTGGATTTTGGGGAGGAGTTGTTGGCGGTTTATGACCGACGGCGTTTGGCCTTGGGCGCCACCGGTAGCAATGGCGCGGTGAGTTTTTCGTAGCGCGCGAACAAAAATTCCACCCGCTCGCGATCCGAGTGAAACGGTTCGGGGCGATAGCATTTCTCCACGGCACGATCCAGTTCCGTGTGCGCCTTGAGTAATTCGGGCGGCATGGCGAGCGGATCGTAAAGGTCGGCCAGCGTGGCGGTTTTGGAGTGCGGTGACTCGTCACCGCACTCCATAAACTTCTCGCGCGCGGCGAGCACGGCCCGCGCTTTTTCTTCCACCCGCGCTCGCTGCTCCGCATTCGCGTTCGGCCACGGGAAATTGTTGTAGTCCAGTTTGATTGAATACTGAAAACGAGATTCCAACCTCCCGCTGACTTGGCGCAACCAAGCCATGTGCATTTCTGAAGTCAAAACTCCAAAGTGGAAGGGCGTCGCGTCGCACAGAATTCTGACTTTATTTCCACAGAGCACGTCAGGCCGCATGAAGCCAATCGGAATATATCTCCGACGTTCAGAACTCACCTCGGGAATCACCAAAAAGTCTTTCTTCGGGAAATACTCAACGTGAAATCTCGTTGGCGTCTCAGCGAGCTTTCGTGTCGGCGCGCTCTTGCTGGCGAGGCGAACTTTGCGCACGTTTTCGACTCGTTCCAAAGCGTGTGGCATCTGGCGAAGTTCGGTGGGTGAACAGTCGCCAAGCCAGAGGCACCAACGTTCAATCCCGTTGATGAATTCTTCCGATCCGATCCAGCGGCGGAAGAATTTCTTGGCGGCGGGCTCGACTTTCAGAAAGTCGGCCTTTTCTTCCGGCGTGAAAAGATAGTTCCCGCCATCAATCGGCTTGTTGCCGATTCCCATTTCGGGAACATCGCTGATCGGTTTCGAGCGATTCGTAATGGCGAGGTCAGAACCTTCGACAAGATACGGGCTGATGTTCTTTGCCGATAAAACGGTGATTGTGTCCGTTGGTTGGTAGGGCGCGTCACTCCGTGCGCGCCGTTTCGGGAGGTGATCTGCACTCGCGGCGGGCAGAGGACTGCCCGCCCTACCTTCATAGTCGTAAATACGCTTGTTAGTTGTATCAAAAGCCGCAAATCCGATGATGACCACATGAACATGCGCCTTGCCGCGCGCTTCGCTGACCCACGCAAAAGTGCGATGGGCAAAGTGAATCTTCAGTTTGAATTGCCGAAACAGATGATTCCAAAGCGTGCCGACTTGTTCGCCTTGTGAAATGGAATTCGTGGAAACGAAGCCGACAATGATGCGCGTGCTCTGAATGTATTCGGCGGCTTTGAAATACCAGCCGGTCACGTAATCAAGCAGCCCGCTGCTCTCCGCATCGCCGGCGATGGCGTCCATTTCAGCGCGTTGCTCATCGGATTGGAATTTCGCTCCCACAAACGGTGGATTGCCGAGGACGTAGCTGCACTTCTCCGGCGGCAGGACGGTTTTCCAGTCGAGCCGGAGCGCGTTGGCGCAATGGATGTGCGGCGATTTTTTGAGCGGCAGGCGCTGGTAAAGCTGGCCGAAGGCTTCGGACACTTTCAGGTTCATCTGATGGTCCATTAGCCACAGCGCGACTTCGGCGATACGCGCCGGCCATTCGCCGATCTCGATGCCGTAGAACTGGTCCACGTCCACCTGCGAGAGTTTGTTGATGTCCGCTAGCGTGAATTCGGTCTGTTTGCCGAAGAGTTCCTTGAGGGTTTCGAGTTCAAGCTGGCGCAGTTCGCGATAGCCGATGACGAGGAAGTTGCCGCAGCCGCAGGCAGGGTCGAAGAACGTGAGCTTGCAGAGTTTGGCGTGGAATTCTTCGAGGCGCGCCTTGCGTCCGGTGGATTTGTCTTTCTGCCGTTGCTCAAACTCGGCGCGGAGGTCGTCGAGGAACAGCGAGCGGATGACTTTGAGGATGTCGCGCTCGCTGGTGTAGTGCGCGCCAAACGTTCCAAATCGTGGCCGGTGTAGCCGCCCGCCTCCAGCGCATCGTGTAACTCGCCCATGATCTGGACGGCTTCGATATTGACCGGGTCTTCCTCTTGAAGCGTGTGTTGCTTGTAGCCGGGAATGAAGGCGAAGTGCTGGACGTGTTTGTGAAATTCCGCGAGCGGAAAGGTGTGCGTGGTGCCGCGCTTCTGGTCGAACAACGGCAGGTCGCGTTGTTCCTCCGGCTCCAGATCGTGAATGGCGATGCGCGCAAAGTCGGAGACGATGATGTAGCGCGGGATTTCGT
Coding sequences:
- the mpl gene encoding UDP-N-acetylmuramate:L-alanyl-gamma-D-glutamyl-meso-diaminopimelate ligase, which produces MFAEIQSVHFVGIGGTAMAATAAALQEKGYQVTGSDQNVYPPMSTFLAERQIEVVNGYAERNLAHQPDLVVIGNAISRGNPEAEYALDHKLRFCSLPDLLREFFIRGKRCLVVSGTHGKTTTTSLLAWVFEHNGRNPSFLIGGIPTNLGQGARFTDSEWFIIEGDEYDTAFFDKRSKFIHYLPEVAIVNNLEFDHADIFESLAAVQKTFSHFIRLVPRNGLLLGNGDDPNLAPLLNVSFCPVKRFGLGENNAVRATNIRLGPTASEFEIPSAKFHINLIGELNVRNALAVVAAAKHCGLTNKEIQSAFDTFKGIRRRLEVRGIAGGVTVIDDFGHHPTAIRETLRALRVKYAKEKIWAIFEPRSNTTRRNVFQHELAASFADADGVIIAQIARLELLQPEERLNPEQLMNDLRAGGKNAAYLANAEAIVAHAATQVQPGDVVCVFSNGGFDDIHQKLLARFEQR
- a CDS encoding helix-turn-helix domain-containing protein yields the protein MKTKLSARHIFAENLRKARLTKGLSQEDLAELADLHRTYVGSVERAERNVSIDNMERLAAAVEVALPALLQKGKS
- a CDS encoding DUF6036 family nucleotidyltransferase, whose amino-acid sequence is MPIVLPDMAGSLNTLTRETILKALQALSDELAQRQVTGELCLFGGTVMVLAFAARPSTKDVDAIFQPTQMIRAAARQIAASNNLPETWLNDAAKGSVSARHETITGSLPQFPHLRLTMPTPEYLLAMKCMASRIGSMAGEADDVTDILFLIRHLKLATAAAVMDIVAAYYPKNQIPVKAQYLVEGLFAEGKV
- a CDS encoding site-specific DNA-methyltransferase, with translation MILDQHTPAYLTNRGAAYCGDSLDLLTALPDSSVNLVLTSPPFALQREKEYGNKAQREYVAWLANFARLVHRKLKDDGSFVLDLGGAYESGWPTRSLYNFRVPIYFCDELDFHLAEDFYWFNPSKLPSPIEWVNKRKLRAKDAVNTVWWFGKTRSPKANVSKVLTEYSDRMKKLLEDPEGFYTPKKRPSGHDIGKAFGKNNGGAIPPNLLQIPNSESNSSYLRGCKTVGVKGHPARFPAKLPEFFIRFLTEPGDLVVDIFAGSNTTGWVAECEGRQWLAFDERLDYLASSSFRFFSDAATNAELKTAYDAILLGKIADLRRDVFQVVQLTPRNGNVHKPATPTQGVLVLAEAAVGSTQRANYSAEHASSVRGKGSGNARS